One part of the Bdellovibrionota bacterium genome encodes these proteins:
- a CDS encoding cbb3-type cytochrome c oxidase subunit I: MPAHSHGHADLPFWRKYIFSTDHKIIGIQYGITALLFLFFGFSLIMLLRYQLAYPNTAVPGFGWLFRKTMGIMPPEFYNELGAMHGTIMVFLGIVPLSVGAFGNYVMPLQIGAPDMAFPKLNMMSYWVYFVGGVIMLASFFAPGGAANSGWTSYAPLSVIATTGQTMWLIGMVFLITSSLLGSVNFITTITLMRAKGLGFFRLPIFVWGQFVTAFLLLLAFPPLEGAGILQLMDRVAGTSFFMPSGLVVAGEPLPISGGGNAILWQHLFWFLAHPEVYVLILPAMGIVAEVIACNTRKPLYGYNSMIYSMLFLGFMSFIVWAHHMFLTGMGTVMSNFFMTTTMIISIPSVIILTVLIITLWGGSIRFNTPMLFATAFLPMFGIGGLTGLPLGLNATDIHLHDTYYVIGHFHYVVAPGTIFALFAGVYHWLPKITGKKLSETLGKIHFYPSLLFMNGVFMPMFIYGIAGVSRRLYDPTQYAHAMPVQWLNVVMSWSAWCLALAQIPFVINLVRTLASKQKAQDNPWQATTLEWAAPTPPPHGNFAKTPVVHRGPYEYSVPGQSGDFTPQHVSERA, from the coding sequence ATGCCCGCCCATTCGCACGGCCACGCCGATCTTCCGTTTTGGCGGAAGTACATCTTTTCCACCGACCATAAGATCATCGGCATTCAATACGGCATCACGGCGCTCCTATTTCTCTTTTTCGGATTCAGCCTGATCATGTTGCTCCGGTATCAGCTGGCGTATCCGAACACGGCCGTCCCCGGATTCGGCTGGCTCTTCAGGAAAACCATGGGGATCATGCCGCCCGAGTTTTACAACGAACTCGGCGCGATGCACGGAACCATTATGGTGTTTTTGGGCATCGTTCCCCTGTCGGTCGGCGCCTTCGGAAACTACGTCATGCCGTTGCAGATCGGCGCGCCGGACATGGCGTTTCCTAAGCTCAACATGATGAGCTATTGGGTCTATTTCGTGGGCGGTGTCATCATGCTCGCAAGCTTTTTCGCCCCCGGCGGCGCCGCTAATTCCGGATGGACCTCCTACGCGCCCCTTTCGGTGATCGCCACGACGGGTCAGACGATGTGGCTGATTGGAATGGTATTCTTAATCACGTCGTCCCTTCTGGGCTCGGTCAATTTCATTACAACGATCACACTGATGCGGGCCAAAGGGCTCGGTTTTTTCCGTCTCCCGATCTTCGTGTGGGGACAGTTCGTCACCGCCTTCTTGCTTCTTTTGGCCTTTCCTCCCCTCGAGGGCGCCGGGATTCTGCAACTGATGGACCGCGTGGCGGGGACAAGTTTCTTTATGCCCTCCGGTCTGGTGGTCGCGGGCGAGCCGCTCCCGATCAGCGGCGGCGGGAACGCGATTTTGTGGCAGCATCTCTTTTGGTTCCTGGCCCATCCCGAGGTCTATGTATTGATTCTTCCGGCGATGGGGATCGTGGCCGAAGTGATCGCCTGCAACACGAGAAAACCGCTCTACGGTTACAACTCGATGATCTACTCGATGCTCTTTCTGGGATTCATGTCGTTCATCGTTTGGGCGCACCACATGTTCCTGACAGGGATGGGAACGGTCATGAGTAACTTCTTCATGACGACCACGATGATCATTTCGATCCCATCGGTCATTATTCTCACCGTTCTCATCATCACACTGTGGGGAGGATCCATCCGCTTTAACACGCCGATGCTCTTCGCCACGGCGTTTCTGCCGATGTTCGGTATCGGGGGGCTCACCGGTCTCCCGCTCGGCCTCAACGCCACCGACATTCATCTTCACGATACGTATTACGTCATCGGCCATTTTCATTATGTCGTGGCGCCCGGGACAATATTCGCGCTGTTCGCCGGCGTGTATCACTGGCTTCCGAAAATAACGGGCAAGAAGCTGAGCGAAACGCTCGGGAAAATTCATTTCTACCCCTCGCTTCTGTTCATGAACGGCGTCTTCATGCCCATGTTCATTTACGGAATCGCCGGCGTATCTCGCCGGCTTTACGATCCGACCCAATATGCCCACGCAATGCCGGTTCAGTGGTTGAACGTCGTCATGTCCTGGTCGGCTTGGTGCCTGGCCCTCGCGCAGATTCCGTTCGTCATCAACCTGGTAAGGACGCTCGCATCGAAGCAAAAGGCGCAAGATAATCCATGGCAAGCCACAACGCTCGAATGGGCCGCGCCGACACCGCCTCCGCACGGCAATTTCGCCAAAACTCCGGTCGTCCATCGGGGTCCGTATGAATACAGCGTGCCGGGCCAGTCCGGCGACTTCACGCCTCAGCACGTTTCGGAGAGGGCGTAA
- a CDS encoding cytochrome c oxidase subunit 3, producing MAEKALSIDSISTSEISYAKLGTWLFLASEVMLFGSLFSSLILLRAGSATWPHGWQLLNVPLATLNTAFLISSSVTMVLAFAHIKMGHMAKFKTFLWLTIFLGCAFLVVKYFEYGHKFHDGHFPKTDLFYATYFTMTGLHVLHVIGGLIVNLYFVGPGSKLHSKEPERFAGRIECAGLYWHFVDLVWIFLFPTLYLL from the coding sequence ATGGCGGAGAAAGCACTTTCGATCGATTCCATCAGCACGTCGGAGATTTCGTACGCGAAGCTGGGGACCTGGCTGTTTTTAGCGTCCGAAGTCATGCTCTTCGGATCTTTGTTCTCCTCGCTCATTCTTCTCCGAGCCGGATCCGCCACGTGGCCGCATGGATGGCAGCTCTTAAACGTCCCGCTCGCGACGCTCAATACGGCGTTCTTGATCTCTTCATCCGTTACGATGGTATTGGCCTTCGCCCACATTAAAATGGGGCATATGGCGAAGTTTAAGACGTTCCTATGGCTCACGATCTTTCTTGGTTGCGCGTTCTTGGTCGTAAAATATTTCGAATACGGCCATAAATTTCACGACGGTCACTTTCCCAAGACCGATCTTTTCTACGCCACCTACTTCACCATGACCGGCCTGCACGTTCTGCACGTGATCGGAGGATTGATCGTTAACCTTTATTTCGTCGGTCCGGGTTCGAAACTTCACTCGAAAGAGCCGGAGCGCTTTGCCGGCCGGATTGAGTGCGCAGGACTCTATTGGCACTTCGTCGACCTGGTCTGGATTTTTCTTTTCCCCACGTTGTACCTATTGTAG
- a CDS encoding cytochrome c oxidase subunit II translates to MGAPLYGHWLPVDISTHGPLIDRLFNVMHVFMAVLFVGWFAFFVFTLVKFRSRPGHKAVYAPKHTKFSTYLEVSIALFEAAVLLFLAIPAWNYAKASVPKAQNVLPIHVIAEQFAWNIHYAGDDGKFGRTKPDLITTENPIGLDPSDPAAKDDLTTINQLHFPVHRPVVIHLSSKDVIHSFSIPVLRVKQDVVPGMMLPVWFEAMQTGNFEIACAQLCGLGHYRMKGFVTVETEEQFSTWLKEQRAESEEGN, encoded by the coding sequence ATGGGCGCACCGCTTTATGGGCACTGGCTGCCGGTCGATATTTCGACACATGGGCCGCTGATCGATCGGCTGTTTAACGTCATGCACGTGTTTATGGCCGTCCTGTTCGTCGGCTGGTTCGCGTTTTTCGTTTTCACGCTGGTCAAATTTCGCTCCCGGCCCGGCCACAAAGCCGTATACGCGCCCAAGCACACGAAGTTTTCGACCTACCTGGAAGTCAGCATCGCTCTCTTCGAGGCCGCGGTACTTCTCTTTCTCGCGATCCCCGCGTGGAATTACGCCAAAGCCTCCGTTCCGAAAGCCCAAAATGTTCTCCCGATTCATGTGATCGCCGAACAATTCGCCTGGAACATTCATTACGCCGGGGACGACGGTAAATTCGGCCGGACCAAACCTGATTTGATCACCACCGAAAACCCGATCGGTCTCGACCCGTCCGATCCGGCCGCCAAGGACGATCTCACCACGATCAATCAACTCCACTTCCCGGTGCACCGCCCGGTGGTCATCCATCTGTCGTCAAAGGACGTCATCCACAGTTTTTCGATTCCCGTCCTGCGCGTGAAACAGGATGTCGTGCCGGGAATGATGCTGCCGGTGTGGTTTGAAGCCATGCAAACCGGAAATTTCGAGATCGCCTGCGCCCAGCTTTGCGGCCTGGGTCATTACCGGATGAAAGGCTTCGTCACGGTGGAAACGGAAGAACAGTTTTCCACCTGGCTCAAAGAGCAGCGCGCCGAATCAGAGGAGGGAAATTAG
- a CDS encoding cytochrome C oxidase subunit IV family protein, translating to MAAKTHSSHLGRYIAVFIALLVLTALTVKVSYYHLAWMGALSLALLIAATKGTLVAAYFMHLVGEHKTIFWVLALTIFLLVFILLVPTLVMWGDYRVH from the coding sequence ATGGCAGCAAAGACCCACTCTTCTCACCTCGGTCGATACATTGCCGTATTTATTGCACTCCTGGTTCTGACAGCCTTAACAGTAAAAGTTTCGTACTATCATTTGGCTTGGATGGGAGCTTTGAGCCTTGCTCTCCTGATTGCTGCGACTAAAGGGACGTTGGTGGCCGCGTACTTCATGCACCTGGTCGGTGAACACAAGACGATTTTCTGGGTTCTGGCCTTGACGATTTTCTTGCTGGTTTTCATACTTCTCGTACCCACACTGGTCATGTGGGGGGATTACCGGGTTCATTAA